A single region of the Nicotiana sylvestris chromosome 6, ASM39365v2, whole genome shotgun sequence genome encodes:
- the LOC138871635 gene encoding uncharacterized protein codes for MLFRQDQMHGRDASVLFDPGSTYSYVSSMFANFLDIPHESLGTPVHVSTHVGDSVVVDRIYRSCVVTFYDFETRANLLLLDMADFEVILAWIAYVRDTTAESPMIDSVPVVREFADVFPSDLPGMPPDCDIDFYIDLAPGTQPISIPPYCMASQELKE; via the exons atgcttttccgTCAAGACCAGATGCatggtagggatgcttcagtgctatttgatccagggtctacctattcatatgtatcatctatGTTTGCTAACTTTTTAGATATTCCTcatgagtccttgggtactcctgttcatgtgtccactcatGTGGGCGATTCTGTAGTTGTGGATCGGATTTAtcggtcctgtgtggtcacattctatgattttgagactagagcaaacctcctgttgcttgatatggccgactttgaggtcatcctggcatggattg cttatgttcgggacaccaccgcagagtctccgatgattgattcagttccagtagttcgggagttcgccgatgtgttcCCTTCTGACCTTCCTGGTATGCCACCAGATTGTGATATTGATTTCTATAtcgatttggctccaggtacccagcctatatctatcccaccataCTGTATGGCTTCgcaagagttgaaggagtag